CCATGATCAGGCGGGAGGAGAAGGTCCGGCCGCCGAGGGTGAAAACGTCGTCCGCCATGGCCGTCAGCCTCCCTGTACCGCGGTCAGGACCTCGACCCGGTCGCCGTCGCCGACCACGGTGTGCGGCCACTGCCCGCGCGGTACGACCGTCTCGTTGAGGGCCGCGGCGACGCCCTTGGGGGCCGCGGTCAAAGTGGCGACCACCGCGTCGAGCGTGGTGCCGGCCGCGACCTCGCGCGGCTCGCCGTTGACGGAGATGGTCATGCGTACGACTCCTGACGTGCCCCGGTGAACCGGCGCGGGGTGAAGGGGCGGGCGATCTCCGGCACCGTGCCGGTGGCCAGCAGCTCCGCCATCACGTCGCCGGTGAGCGGGGTCAGCAGCACCCCGTTGCGGTAGTGCCCGGTGGCCAGGTGCAGCCCGGGCAGCGCGGTCGGGCCCAGCAGCGGGGCGTTGTCGGGGGAGCCGGGCCGCAGCCCCGCCCCGGTCTCGGTCAGCGGCAGTTCGGTGATGCCGGGCACCAGCTCGTGGGCGTCGCGCAGCAGCTCGTAGACGCCGCCGGCGGTGACCGTGGTGTCCCAGCCCAGTTCCTCGCTGGTCGCGCCGACGACGAGTTCGCCGTTCTCGCGCGGCACGAGGTAGACGTGGCTGCCGCGCACGACCGCCCGTACGGTCCGGGACAGGAACGGCGCGTAGGGGGCCGGCACCGTCAGCCGCAGCACCTGCCCCTTCACCGGCCGCACCGGAACCTCCACCTCCGGCGGCACCCCGGCCAACTGCCCGGACAGGGAACCCGCCGCCAGGACCGTCTGGCCGGCCCGGAGCTCCGTACCGTCGTCGAGCAGCGCCCCGGCCGCCCGGTCGCCCGTGACGAGCAGCCGGGCCGCGCTCGCCCGGTGGACGGTGACCCCGGCGCGTTCGCAGGCGGCCAGCAGTGCGGCCGTCAGCCGGCGCGGATCCACCTGGTGGTCGCCGTCGACCCGCAGGCCGCCGCGGACGCCGGGCGCCAGCATGGGCTCCAGACGGCGGCACTCGCGGCCGGTCAGCCACTGCGACTCCAGGCCGCAGCGGCGCTGGAGGGCGTGCAGCTCGCGCAGGTGGAGGCGGTCGTCGGAGTCGAGGGCGACGGCGAGGGTGCCGCAGGCGCGGTAGCCGATGTCCATGCCGCCGCTCGCCTCGGTGAGTTCTGCGGCGAACTGCGGGTAGCGGGCGGCGGAGGCGACGTTCAGCCCGAGCAGGGTCTCCTCGCCGTAGTGCAGTTCGGTGACGGCGGCGAGCATGCCGGCCGCGACCTGGGCGGCTCCGCCCCCGGGGGCCGGATCGGCCAGTACGGTGCGCAGCCCGCGCCGGGCCGCCCGCCAGGCGGTGACCAGGCCGATGATGCCGCCCCCGATGACGAGGACGTCGGACCCCTTCGGGGATCCCCTCAGAGATGAGTGCATGGGCGTCCAGCCCCTCCCTTCGCCGGCATGACCCGGATCAGGTTCGTACGGTCGGAGGCCGGCCAGCCTCCCTCTCAGCCCGGTGCGCCCGGACTCCCGCGATAGGTACGGTGGCCAGACTAACCCCGGTGGGCATGCCGGGTAAGGCTGCCTCCCCCGGGCCTGTTCCTGATGAAACGTCAGCTGATTAGGCTGGGCGGCGTGAGCGAGCAGACGGAAAAGACCCAGAGCGGCGTCGTCATCGTGGGTGCCGGAATGGCCGGGGTGCAGACCGCGGTCGCCTTGCGGGAACAGGGCTTCACCGGCCCCGTGACCCTGCTGGGAGCCGAACCCCACCAGCCCTACGACCGGCCCCCGCTGTCCAAGGCGGTGCTGCTCGGCAAGGCCGAGGACTCCGCGTTCGACGTCGACTTCGAGGCCCTCGGCATCGGACTGCGGCTCGGTGTGGAGGTCACCGGGCTCCGGGCCGGCGCCCGCGAAGTGGACACCGAGGCGGGCCCGGTCCCCTACGACGTCCTCGTCCTGGCGACGGGAGCGCGCCCGCTGACCCTGCCGGGCTCCGGCGGCGTCCCGGGCGTGCACCTGCTGCGCACCCTGGACGACGCCGCCCGGCTGCGGCCCGTGCTCGCGGCGGCGCCGCCGGTGGTGGTGGTCGGGGCCGGGTGGATCGGCGCCGAGTTCGCCACGGCGGCCCGGGAGGCGGGCTGCGCGGTGACGGTGGTCGAGGCGGCGGAGCGGGTGCTCGCGGGAGCCGTGCCGGCGGAGGTCGCCGAGCCGATGGGGCGCTGGTACGCCGAGGCGGGCGCGGAGCTGCTGACGGGGGCCCGGGTGGCGTCCGTGGAGGAGGGCCGGGTCCGGCTGGCGGACGGGCGGACGCTCCGGGCGGACGCGGTGGTCGTCGGCATCGGTGCCCGGCCCGCGACGGACTGGCTGGCGGGGTCGGGGGTGGAACTGGGCCCGGACGGGTCGGTCACCGCCGACGCCCACCTGCGGACCTCCCTGCCCGGGGTGTACGCCGTCGGCGACTGCGCGTCCTTCCCCTCGGCGCGCTACGGGGAGCGGCTGCTGGTCCACCACTGGGACAACGCGCTCCAGGGGCCCAGGGTGCTCGCGGCGAACGTGGTGGGCGGCGGGCCGGTGGAGGCCTACGACCCGGTTCCGTACTTCTGGTCGGAGCAGTTCGGGCGGTTCGTGCAGTACGCGGGGCACCACGGCGCGGCGGACCGCATGGTGTGGCGCGGGGACCCGGCGGGGGCGGCCTGGTCGGTGTGCTGGCTGCGGGACGGGGCGCTGGTGGCGGTCCTGGCGGTGGGGCGGCCCCGGGACCTGGCGCAGGGCCGCCGGCTGATCGAGGCGGGCACGGCGCTCACGGTGGCCGGCGTCTCGGACCCCGACACCCCGCTCAAGTCGGCGGTGGCCTGACGGGCCCCGCCCGAGGGGGGCGGGACCCGGACGGGGTGGTCCAGGTACCGGCGGCGAGTCCGAGATGGCAGGCTTGTGCCCGTGACCGAGATTGACGCAAAGATCGATGCCCTTGTCCCCGCCTGGCTCTACCTCCCCGACATCGCCGAGATGCTCGACATCGAAGTGACCCGGGTCCGCCAGCTGGTCAAGGAAGGTCAGCTGCTCGCGGTGCGCCGCGGCGAGAACCGCTCCCTCCAGGTCCCCGCACCCTTCATCGACGGCGACAAGATCGTCAAGGGGCTCACCGGTCTGCTGACCGTCCTGCGCGACGACGGCTTCTCCGACGAGGAGATCCTGGAGTGGATGTTCACCCCCGACCCGACCCTCCCCGGCACCCCCGCCCAGGCGCTGAGCGAGAATCGTGGCACGGAGGTGAAGCGCCGCGCTCAGGCGCTCGCCCTCTGACCGACCCGCGCACGAAGTGACGTACTGATCCACCCGGTGTACGGGCCCGCGCGGCCCGTACACCGCCACGACCACGGGGGTACACCCATGCTGCTGTCCGACGCCCGGCTCTACCTGTGCACGGACGCCCGCAAGCGGCAGGGCGACCTTCCCGAGTTCCTCGACGCCGCCCTGGCCGGCGGGGTGGACATCGTCCAGCTCCGCGACAAGGGCATGGAGGCCGGCGAGGAACTCGAACACCTCCAGGTCTTCGCCGACGCCGCCCGCCGCCACGGCAAGCTGCTCGCCGTCAACGACCGCGCCGACGTCGCGCACGCCATCGGCTCCGACGTGCTCCACCTCGGCCAGGGCGACATACCCGTCCCCGCCGCCCGCGCCATCCTCGGCGGGTCCGTCCTCGTCGGCCGCTCCTGCCACGCCGAATCCGAAGTCGACGCGGCCGCCGCCGAGCCCGGCGTGGACTACTTCTGCACCGGCCCCTGCTGGCCCACCCCCACCAAGCCCGGCCGCCACGCCCCTGGCCTCGGCCTCGTGCGGTACGCGGCCTCCCTGCGCCAGGACCGTCCCTGGTTCGCGATCGGCGGCATCGACGCCACGAACCTGGACGAGGTGCTCGACGCCGGCGCCACCCGGATCGTGGTCGTACGCGCCCTCACCGAGGCCACCGACCCCGGCGCCGCCGCCGCCGAACTGGCCAAGCGGGTCCGCGAGCGCGCGTGACGGGCCCCCGCCGCCTGCACGAGCCGTCCGAAGCGCCGTCCGAAGCGCCGTCCAAAAGGCTGTCCAAAAGGCGGACCGGGCTACGAGACCGGCCACCCCCCGTCTAACCTGCCCGTATGGCCTCTGGTACCGCTTCCACCTGGTCGGATCGTGCACACACGGTCCGCGACCTCCTCGCGTCCGGGAGCTCGTACTCCTTCGAGTTCTGGGCTCCCAAGACCGAGAAGGGCGAGCGCAACCTCTGGAACGCCCTGCGCCGGATCGAAGCGGTGGCCCCCAGCTTCGTCTCCGTCACCTACGGGGCCGGCGGCTCCACCCGCGGCGGCACCGTACGCGCCACCGAGCAGATCGCGGCGAACACCACCCTGACCCCCGTCGCCCACCTCACCGCCGTGGACCACTCCGTCGCGGAGCTGCGCCACGTCATCGGGCAGTTCGCCGACGCCGGGATCCGCAACATGCTCGCGCTGCGCGGTGACCCGCCGGGCGACCCCATGGGTCCCTGGGTCAAGCACCCCGAGGGCGTGGACTACGCGGCGGACCTGGTGCGCCTCCTCAAGGAATCCGGCGACTTCTGCGTGGGCGTCGCGGCCTTCCCCGAGATGCACCCGCGTTCGCAGGACTGGGACTCGGACATCCGGCACTTCGTGGACAAGTGCCGTGCGGGCGCAGACTATGCCATCACGCAGATGTTCTTCGACCCGGAGAATTATCTGAGGCTGCGCGACAGCGTCCAGAAGGCGGGCTGCGAGACCCCGATCATCCCCGAGGTCATGCCTGTTGTGGGGATCAAGCAGCTCGACAGACTGCCCCAACTCAGCAACGCCGTCTTCCCCGAGGCAGTAAAAGACCGCATGCTCGCCGTCAAGGACGACCCGGCCGCTGTACGCTCCATTGGCATCGAGTTCGCCACGGAGTTCTGCGCGCGGCTGCTGTCCGAGGGTGTCCCGGGGCTGCACTTCATCACGCTGAACAATTCCACGGCGACTCTGGAGATCTACGAAAACCTGGGTCTGCACCAGCGGGCCTGATCGGCCGGCCCCCGTTTCCCGCGCGGTGGTCGGCCGTACGAGAGGGGCCATGCATGGGAATGACGGTCCTCTACATCGCGTTCGGCTTCGTCGCGCTGTGGCTGCTTGCCGAGGTCCTGATGCAGTACAAGGCCCGGCTCCGCTGGCGCCTGCTCGCCTTCGCCGGGTTCGTCGGCGTCGTCGCCGGGGTGGTGCTGCCGTCGGTGCCGGTCATCGCCGTCGGCGCGACCGCGTTCGCGGTGGGCCAGACCCTGGTGACGCTCTCCTTCCGCAAGGGCTTCGTGGCCGGCTGGGCGCTGCGCCGTGGCGGGGAACCCGTGCGCAAGGGCGGACGGCGCCGCAGCGGTGGTGCCCCGCGCCCGCCGCGCACGGAACCCGCGCTGGAGGTGACGGCGCTGGAGTACGGGACCGAGGGCGAACTGCCGGACTACGAGGCGTCGTCCGGGCGGGACGCGGCCGGCCGGAACGACCCGGACGCGGGGGACGAGGACGTCTTCACCCCGCAGCCGGTGCCCGAGGAGACGGGCTCCTACGGGATTCAGAGTTTCGCCCCCCAGACGCAGGCGTACTCCGAACACCCCGCGCAGACCGCCGCCTTCGCCTCACCGTTCACCACGGCCGAGCAGGACGCCCACCAGTTCGCGGCGTACTACGACCAGCAGGGCCAGGGCGGCTACGACTACTCCACCGGCTACCCGGGCGCCGAACAGCAGGTCTACGCCGCCTACTCGGACCCGTACATCGGCACCGGCGGCGTCGCCCCGCAGCAGGAGTACGACTACACCGCGTACGGGGACTACGGACGCCAGCAGTACTCCATGGACACCCCGCCCGGCGGGGTCTGGGTCCCGCAGCAGCGCGACGCCGCCCAGCCCTACCCCGCGGAGGACCAGCAGCCGCCCCAGCAGCCGCAGGGCTACCCGTACCAGGGCGACCCCGGCGGCTACGAGCAATACCGCTACTGAGCCGCCCGGGGCCCCTACAGGGCCGTACAGGGCCCTTCAGGGGGCCGTGGCCGTGCGGGGCCGTCAACGCGAGCCGCGGAACCCGGTGCCCTCCACGATCAGCCCGGCCACCAGGGCGCCGGTCATCCCGGCGTGCGGGAGGCCGCCGCCCGGGTGGGCCCAGCCGCCCGCGAGGTACAGCCCGGGCAGGGCGGTGGTGTTCGCGGGGTACAGCAGCCGGCCGCCGGCCCCGGCCAGCGCGGGAGCCGGGACCGCGCCGTCCACCGCGCCCGTGGCTTCCGCGATGTCGGCCGGGGTGCGCAGCTCGTGCCACAGCAGCCGCTCCCGCAGCCCGGGCACGGCGCGGTCGGCCGCCGCCAGCAGCTCCCCGGCCGAGGGCGCCGCACCGGGGGCCGCGACGGCCTGCACGGTGACGGCCTCGTGCTCCGCGTCGGGCACCGCGGCCGGGTCGTCCGGGCGCAGCACGGTGACGCCGCCCCCGGCCAGGGTGCGGTGCACGGCGTCCGCCGGGCGAGCCCCGCGCAGGGCGAGGAACAGGGTGTACCGGGCGCGCGGCCCGGTGCTCCGGGCGGGCGCGGAACCCGGCGCGAGCGGGATGGCCAGCGTCCTCGGGTCCACCCCGCACACCACCGCGTCCGCCTCCACCGCCCCGCCGTCGGCCAGCAGCAGCCCGGCCGCCCGGCCGCCCTCCTCCACGACCTCCCGGACCCCGGCGCCGAAGACGAAGTCGACCTTCCGCTCCCGGCACCGCTCGTGGACGGCGGTGGCCAGCGCCCGCAGCCCACCGCGCACGTACCAGCTCCCGAAGGTCTGCTCCATGTACGGCAGCACCGCCGCGGAGGCGGGCGTCGTCGCCGGGTCCAGCCCGTACGCGAGCACCCGCTCGGCGAGCAACTGCGCCAGCGGGCCGCCCAGCTCGCGCGCGGCGACCTCGGCCAGGGTGGGCGGCCGGCGCCGCAGCAGGCCGCTCCTGCGCAGCGCGGGGTACGGATCCTCGCCCAGCGCCTGCCGGTCGGGGCGCAGCGGCTCCTCCAGCAGGGGGCGCCGGGTCGCGTCCCAGGCGTCCCGGGCGCGGCCGAGCACGTCGCTCCAGCGGGCCCCGGCGCCGGCCCCGAAGGCCTGGTCCAGGGCGGCGGCCGAGCCGCCGCGGGAGGCGTTGGGCAGGGTCACCACCGTGCCGTCGGGCAGCACGTGCCGAACGGCGGGGTCGACCTGCACGAGGTCGACGCACTCCTCCAGGGGCCGTTTGCCGGTCTTGACGAACAGGTCGCGGTAGACGGCGGGCAGGTGCAGCAGTCCGGGGCCGGTGTCGAAGGCGAAGCCGTCGCGTGCGTACCGTCCCACGGCGCCGCCGTAGGTGGAGCCGCGCTCGTACACCGTCACCCGGTGGCCCGCCACGGCCAGCCGGGCCGCCGTCGCCATCGCGCCCATGCCGGCGCCGATCACCGCAATTCGTGCCATGCGGTGGAGCCTACCGAGCGGGCCGGGAACAGGATCGACCGAGGTCAGTAGGGCGGTGTGCCCGTCACCCGGCGGCTTTCGGCGGCCAGCCGCCGCTCCTCGCGGCGCTGGGCCCGGCGGCGCAGGTAGCGGCGGATCCGGGTCCAGAGGTAGACCACCAGGGCCAGGCCCGCGGCGAGCAGCACGGCCGCGATCAACGCCGCCGCCCGGGGGTTGAACATCGCGAAGGTGACGAGGCCGGCCACGCCCAGGTCCTCGGCGGTGCTGAGCACGATGTTGCTGAACGGCTCCGGGGAGGTGTTCACCGCCATGCGGGTGCCCGCCTTGACGAGGTGGCTGGCCAGCGCGGTGGAGCCGCCGATGGCAGCGGCGGCGAGGTCGGAGAGCGAGCCGCTCTGCCCGGCCAGCAGGGCGCCGACCACTGCCCCCGCGACCGGGCGGATCACCGTGTGGACGGAATCCCACACCGAGTCCACGTACGGGATCTTGTCGGCCACCGCCTCGCAGAGGAACAGCACGCCCGCGACGATCAGGACGTCGGGGCGCTGGAGGGCGGCGGGCACGTCGTCGCTCAGCCCCGTCGCGCCGAAGACGCCGAGCAGGAGGACCACCGCGTAGGCGTTGATCCCGCTGGCCCAGCCGCTGGTGAAGACCAGGGGGAGCACTGTCATCGGGCCATCATGCCGCAGCGGAGAGGGACGGCCGCCGTACGGCGGCCGTCCCTCTCGAAGTCACGTCATGTCGGACGGGGAGCAGGAGCCGATCACTGTCCGTGTTCGTCGCGGCGGCGCTGCCACCGTTCCTCGATGCGGGTCATCATGGACCGGCGCTGCCGGTTCTGCCCGCGGGCCGAACCACCTGCACCTCCGGAGACGGGCTGCTCACCGGGCTTGGGTGCCTTGCGCCAACCAGTGACGACGAGAACCGTGCAGGCCAGCATGACGAGGAAGCCCACCACGCTGATCCAGAGCACGCTCTGCCAGATCACACCGGTCATGAGGAGCGCGATACCCACCACAATGCCCGCGACTGCCTGGTAGACCCGTCGCCGGGTGTACGTGCGCAGTCCGCTTCCCTCAAGCGCTGTCGCGAACTTGGGATCTTCGGCGTACAGCGCTCGCTCCATCTGCTCGAGCATTCGCTGCTCGTGCTCCGAGAGCGGCACGGGAGTCCTCCTCATCCGTCGGTCGCGGGGGGAGCGACCAGGGGTCCCTTTCAGGATAGGCGGGGAATCGCCCCCGTGACACCCGCCCTCTGCGCCAGGTTCGAAATTGCACCGCCTGGAAAAACACTGCCGGAAAAACGTCGCCTGGGAGAAGCGCAGCGTCAGACCGCACCGTCGCGGGCATGGTCAGTGAGGCGCTTATTCCCCAATGACCGGTCCGCCATGCCGACCGGTGTGCTCGATCATACGGGGACGGCGGCCCGTTCGGAGGGTGTCCGACGAAGCCCGTGCACGGCAGCTCCGCAGATCAGGCGGGCTTCTCGCCCAGGACGTGCAACTGCGTGGCCACCGCGTGGAACGCGGGCAGCTCTGCGGCGGCCTCCTCCAGGCGCAGCAGCGCCTCCACGGCGCCGGGCTCGGTGTCCACCAGCACCCCGGGGACGAGGTCGGCGAAGATCCGGACGCCGTGCACCGGGCCGACTTCGAGTCCGGCTCCACCGACGACTTCGGCCAGCTGCTCGGCGGTGAAGCGGCGCGGCACGGGGTCGCCCGCGCCCCAGCGGCCGGCCGGGTCGGTCAGGGCGGTGCGGGCCTCGGTGAAGTGCCCGGCCAGCGCGCGGGCCAGCACCGCTCCGCCGAGGCCGGCGGCGAGGAGGCTGAGGACGCCGCCGGGGCGCAGGGCGGCGACGGCGTTGACCACGCCCTCGGCCGGGTCGTCCACGTACTCCAGCACGCCGTGGCACAGCACCACGTCGTAGGCGTCCCGCTCGACCACGTCCAGCAGGCCCTGGGCATCGCCCTGGACCCCGCGCACCAGTTCGGCGACGCCCGCCTCGGCGACCCGGCGCTCCAGCCCGAACAGCGCGTTCGGGCTGGGGTCGACCACCGTGACCCGGTGGCCCAGCCGGGCCACCGGCACGGCGAACTTTCCGGTGCCGCCCCCGGTGTCCAGTACGTCCAGGACGTCCCGGCCGGTCGCCTTCACCCGGCGGTCGAGGACCTCCTTGAGGACCTCCCACACCACGGCGGTGCGGAGCGAGGCGCGGGGGCGGGACGTGTCCGACACGACTGATGACTCCTCGGCGTAGGGGCACCTCCCGGCGGCAGCCGGGGGAGGGCGGGCGGTACAGGGCCCCACCCTATTGCCTCCCGCAGCCGGGCAGGTCATCCCGCCTGCGGACGCTCCGGCCGGGGTCGAGGTACGCCCTGCCGGCCGCCCGGGCCGCCGGGCGCGAGGGCCAGCATCCGTTCGACCAGGCGCAGGAACATCCCGACCTCGCGGACCAGGTCGTCGGCGTCCCGGCCGGTCGCGGCGTCCGGTATGCCCGCCTCGGCCCGGGCCCGGCGTGCGGCGCCCGAGGCGAACAGGGCACTCCACTCCGTCAGCTCCGGCGCTATCTCGGGCAGTACCTCCCACGCGCTGCGGATCCGCGGCCGCCGGCGCGGGTGCACCGGCTCGGGCCGGGCGCGGGCGGCGAGGACGGCCGCGGCCGCGCGCAGGGCCGCGAGGTGTGCGGTTGCGTACCGCTCGTTGGGCCGGGGCAGAAGCGCAGCCTCGGCCAGGCCGTCGTGGGCCTTGGCGAGCAGATCGAGGGCGGCCGGTGGGGCCGCCGACTTCCTCGGGACGGGGTGGACAGGGGACGGGGACGGTGTGGCCATGACGAACCTCCTGTCGATGCGTACTGCTGCGGAGCGACTGGATGGTGCGGGGGTGGTGCCGAGTGGTGCGGGGTGGTGCTTCGACTGACTGTCCCCATCGTGACGGGCCCCACTGACAATCGCGCTGACCTGCGGGTTCGGGCGGTTGGGCCCCCTCGTCGGGCGAAGGACGACTAAGCCTGATAGTTTTTGAACTGACCAGTCAGTTCAAAAGGAGGGGGGCGACGTGGACAGCCCACACGGCGCGGCCGTCAAGACCGAGGGCTTCGGACTCAAGGGCCCGCGGGGCTGGGTGTTCCGGGGAGTGGGGATCGACGTGGAGCCCGGGTCGCTCGTCGCGATCGTCGGTCCCTCGGGCAGTGGCCGCACCTGCCTCCTGCTCGCCCTCACCGGCCGGATGAAGCCCACCGAGGGGCACGCCGAGATCGGCCGCCACCGCCTGCCGAAGAAGATGGCCGCGGTCCGCCGGATCTCCGCCCTCGCCCATGTACCCGGGGTCAACGACCTGGACCCGGCCCTCACTGTCGCCGAACAGCTGCGGGAGGGCGCCCTGCTCCAGCGCCGCTACGAAGGCCCCGTGCGCGCCCTGCTGCGCCCGCGCGGCGAGCGCCGCGTCTCCACCGCGGCCAGGATCGAGGAGGTGCTCGCCGCCGCCGGACTCGACCTGGGCACGCTGCCCAAGGGGCCGCGCACCGCCGTGCGCGACCTCGAACGGCTGGAGGCCCTGCGGCTGTCGGTGGCCATCGCCCTGCTGGCCTCACCCCGGCTGCTCGCGCTCGACGACGTCGACCTCAAACTCCCGGCCGCCGAAAGCGCCGGAGCGTGGGCCCTGCTGCGCTCGCTCGCCGAGCGCGGGACCACCGTCCTCGGGGTGTGCAGCGAGGCCCCCCAGGACGCGACGGTCCTGCGCCTGGGTGCCACCGCCGAAGAGCCGGCGCGGCCCCAGCCGCCCCAGGCGCCGGTCGCCCGCCCCGCCCGGGACCCCAAGATCACCTGGGGCGCCGGTCCCACGGCCGGCACCGACGAGGCGGATGAGGCGGATGAGGTGAACAAGGCGGACGAGGCGGACGAGGCGAACAAGGCGGACCGGGCCGACGCCCCCGCCGACGTGGCTGCCGACCCCAAGCCCGACGCCGAGCCCGCAGACGCCGAGCCCGGCCACGACGACGGCCCCGGCCACGCCGACCACGACGCCGACCACGACGCCGACGACGACACGAAGGGGGCAGACGATGCGCTCACCCAAACTCGCCGCGCTTGAGCTCAAGCGGTTCGGCCGGGGCAAGCTCCCCGCCGCCGCCCTCGTCGCGCTGCTCCTGCTGCCCTTGCTCTACGGCGCGCTGTACCTCTGCTCCTTCTGGGACCCGTACAGCCGCCTCGACAAGATCCCCGTCGCCCTCGTCAACGCCGACCGCGGCGCGACCGTCGAGGGCAAGCGCATCGCCGCGGGCGACGAGATCACGAAGAAGCTGCACACCAGCAAGACCTTCGACTGGCGCGAGGTGGACGCCGACGAGGCGGCCAAGGGGCTGGAGCACGGGAAGTACTACCTCTCCCTCACCATGCCCGCCGACTTCAGCGCCAAGATCGCCTCCAGTTCCGGCGCCGACCCCGCCACCAGCGCCCTCCAGGTCCGCACCAACGACGCGAACAACTACATCGTCGGCTCGATCTCCAAGACCGTCTTCTCCGAGGTCCGTGCGGCCGCGTCCACCAACGCCTCCCGCGGCTTCCTCGACAAGATCTTCGTCAGCTTCTCCGACCTGCACGACAAGACCGCCGAGGCCGCCGACGGCGCCGACAAGCTCAAGGACGGCGCGGGCAAGGCCCAGCAGGGCGCCAAGGAGCTCGCCGACGGCCTCGACACGGCCGAGGAGAAGACCGGCGAACTCACCGGCGGCCTCAAGAAGCTGAACTCCGCCGCCGGTCAGCTGGAGACCGGTGCGTCCGAGGTCGCGGCCGGCACCCAGACGGTCGCCGACAAGGTCAACGGCGCGGCCGCCAAGGCGCGCCCCTTCGTCAAGGACCCCAAGTCCCTCGCCGACACGGCCCGGCTCGTCGCCGACACCGCCAAGGTGGTCAACAACCACCTCGGCAAGTTCGCCGAGAAGGCCCCCGCCGCGGCGGTCGTCACCAAGCGGGTCGCCGCCCGCACCGACAAGTACTACACGGACCACTGCGTCACCCCGGGCGCCGAGCCGCACCTCGCCTCCTGCCCCGACCTCAAGCAGATCAAGGACGACGCGGCCGAGGGCGCCCTGCTGGCCGGAGACGTCAACAGCGTCGTCAAGGACACCAACGGCGACCTGACCACGCTCCGCGGTCAGCTCGGCGACCTGGAGACCAAGGCCAACGCGCTCGCCGCGGCCGCCCCCGGCCTCTCCTCGGACCTCGAAACGGCCGTGGCCAAGGTCAACGCGCTCAACACGGGCGCCCACCAGGTCGCCGCGGGCATGGTCAAGCTGCACGCCGGGCTCGGCACCGCCACCGGCGGCTCCGGCGCCCTGGCGGAGGGAGTCGGCAAGCTCGGCGACGGCGCCCACACCCTCGACGGCGGCATGTACAAGCTGGTGGACGGCACCGGCCAGCTGGCCGGCGGCCTGCACGACGGCGCCGGCAAGATCCCCGACTACGACCAGCAGGCGCGCGACGCCCGTACCCAGGTCATGGCCGACCCGGTCCGGCTCGCCAACCAGTCCCTGCACCGGGCGCCCAACTACGGCACCGGCTTCGCCCCGTACTTCATCCCGCTGTCCCTCTGGGTCGGCGCGATGGTCGCCTACATGCTGATCGCGCCCCTCAACAAGCGGGCGCTGGCCACCGGCGCCTCGCCGTGGCGGATCGCCTTCGCGGGCTGGCTGCCCGTGGCGGGGATCGGCGTCGCGCAGGTCGCGGCACTGATGTCCGTACTGCACTGGGGCCTCGGGCTGGAGATGTCCCGTCCGGCGCTGACCATCGCCTTCCTGGCGCTGGTGACCGCCTGCTTCGCCGCGATCGTCCAGTGGCTCAACGCCAGGTTCGGCGCGGCCGGACGGATCCTGGTCCTCGCGTTCCTGATGCTCCAGCTGACCTCGGCGGGCGGTACGTACCCCGTCCAGACCAGCCCGGGCTTCTTCAACGCGGTCCACCCCTACCTGCCGATGTCGTACGTCGTCGAGGGCCTGCGCCGGCTCATCACCGGCGGCGACCTCACGCCGGTGTGGACGGGCTGCGCCGTACTGTCGGCCTTCACGGTCGGGGCGCTCGCCCTCACCGCGCTCGCCGCACGCGGCAAGCAGGTGTGGACGATGGACCGGCTGCACCCCGAACTGAGCCTGTAGGGAGCCGGTGACCTGTGAGAATCAGCGCCATGGAAAGCAGCAGCACCGGTACGGGTACCGGCAGCGGCCGGCGGCGGGCGACCCGGCAGAAGCTCTACGAAGCGGCTGTCACCCTCATCGCGGAGCAGGGGTTCTCCGCGACGACGGTCGATGAGATCGCCGAGCGGGCGGGCGTCGCCAAGGGCACGGTCTACTACAACTTCGCGAGCAAGACCGATCTCTTCGAGGAGCTGTTGCGCCACGGGGTGGGGCTGCTGACCGCCTCGCTGCGGGAAGCGGCGGAGTCCACCGAGGCGCGGG
This Streptomyces sp. NBC_00539 DNA region includes the following protein-coding sequences:
- a CDS encoding YhgE/Pip domain-containing protein; its protein translation is MRSPKLAALELKRFGRGKLPAAALVALLLLPLLYGALYLCSFWDPYSRLDKIPVALVNADRGATVEGKRIAAGDEITKKLHTSKTFDWREVDADEAAKGLEHGKYYLSLTMPADFSAKIASSSGADPATSALQVRTNDANNYIVGSISKTVFSEVRAAASTNASRGFLDKIFVSFSDLHDKTAEAADGADKLKDGAGKAQQGAKELADGLDTAEEKTGELTGGLKKLNSAAGQLETGASEVAAGTQTVADKVNGAAAKARPFVKDPKSLADTARLVADTAKVVNNHLGKFAEKAPAAAVVTKRVAARTDKYYTDHCVTPGAEPHLASCPDLKQIKDDAAEGALLAGDVNSVVKDTNGDLTTLRGQLGDLETKANALAAAAPGLSSDLETAVAKVNALNTGAHQVAAGMVKLHAGLGTATGGSGALAEGVGKLGDGAHTLDGGMYKLVDGTGQLAGGLHDGAGKIPDYDQQARDARTQVMADPVRLANQSLHRAPNYGTGFAPYFIPLSLWVGAMVAYMLIAPLNKRALATGASPWRIAFAGWLPVAGIGVAQVAALMSVLHWGLGLEMSRPALTIAFLALVTACFAAIVQWLNARFGAAGRILVLAFLMLQLTSAGGTYPVQTSPGFFNAVHPYLPMSYVVEGLRRLITGGDLTPVWTGCAVLSAFTVGALALTALAARGKQVWTMDRLHPELSL